The region TCACCCCGGCCCGTCGGCGCGCCGCCGCCGTGGTCGTAAGGCTCTTAAACGGGCTATTTCTACCACGGCCGCCCCGGATTGTCAACCTGAGCCCCCCGGGACGCGCATCAGTATCTTATTTATATTGCTATTCTTCTGTAATCCGAAACTCCCAGGAGCAAAAACCCCCCGCGGGGAGCTCGTCGGGGGGGCAATAGATGCAGCGGGTGGTAATTCGGGGGTCAACCGCCTCGGCGAAGCGGGAAAATTCGGTGGTCCCCACCGGCCTGCAGGGGAAGAGGGGAAGGCCCTTGCGGCGCCGGGCCGCCTGGACGCGGCATTCGGTCATGGTAAACCGCAGCCGGTCGCCCTCGAGTTCGGCCTCCTGCTCGTTCAGGAAGGAGTACATCCGGAAACGGAGCGCCTCGGCGAGGGCCTCGAGACCGCCTCCCGGGGCGATTCCCCGGGCCTCCATCACCCGACGGGCCTCGAGGGGGGCGAAGCGGGACCAGGAACGCTCGTCCTGCCGAATCGCCTCCTCCAGACCGCGCCCCTCCTCCACCGCCAGGAACCAGCAGCCGTCGTGGGCCAGCCAGCTCTTGGCGTAGGCCTGGACCAGCCGGTGGAGCTCCTCACTGGATAGGTCCTCGTGCAACAACCGTCCCTTTTCAAGTGCCAGAAGGAAGTAAAGTATAAAGAAAAGGGCAGGGTCGGTCAAGGCTAACCTCCCGGCCGGTCGCGCGTTGACGCCGCCCGCCGGAGTGCGGGCGTCGGGAGGTCGAGTGGTATAATCGGCCCGGGCTTGAGCGTGAAGGGGGATGACTTCCCACTGGCGGCAGATGCGCCGTCTTGCCGTCCTCCCCGAAACCGAGCGCAGCGAGCTATGCCTTCGGCAAATCATCCCGGGAGTCGCGGCGCCGGCGGACGCAAGGCCCTTAATCGCCCGTCTCTCGACGGCTTTCACCACGAGCGCGTCAGTTACGGGTAGACCTTCCCCGACGATCGCAGCCACGTCGAGCGAATCAGACGTACCCGGCCACCTTAGCGCATACCCTACACAGTCTCACAGGTGCGTGATGATCCCAGAAGAAAATCATCCCGAGGCGTCGCCGGCAAATCATCCGAAATTCGTTTCGGATTTAAAGCACATGCTGCGGGCCTTCAGGTATCGCAACTACCGGCTCTTTTTCCTCGGTCAGGGCATATCCGTCGTCGGCACGTGGATGCAGATGATAGCCATGTCCTGGCTCGTCTATAAGCTCACGGGCTCGGCCCTGTTCCTCGGCGCGGTGGGGTTCGTCACCCAGATTCCCTCCCTCGTAATCATGCCTTTTGCCGGCGTTCTCATAGACAGGCTCGACCGCCGCCGCATACTTTTCTGGACGCAGGGGCTCGCTACGCTTCAGGCGGTCATTCTGACCATCATCGTCTACACCGGCGTCGTCCAGATATGGCACATATTCGCCCTGGGCCTCTTCATCGGCCTGGTGAACTCCGTGGATATGCCCACGCGGCAGGCGTTCGTCATAAAGATGGTTGACCGCAGGGAGGATTTGGCCTCGGCCATAGCGATGAACTCGGCCATGTTCAACGGCGCGAGGCTCGTCGGACCCCTGATCGCGGGGTTCGTAATCGCCGGATTCGGCGAGAAGTTCTGTTTTCTGTTGAACGCGGTGAGTTACCTCGCGGTCATCGTCTCGCTCGCTGCCATGCGCATCAAGCACGCTAGGCCCGAGAGGGGCGCAGTAAAGGTGTTTGCCGAGCTCAAGGAAGGCCTTTCCTACACCTTCCGCTCTCCGCCCATACGGTCCATCCTTCTCATGATCTCGTTTCTGAGCCTCACGGCCATGCCCTATATAACGATCATGCCGGTCATGGCGAAGCTCGTGCTTGCGGGCGACGCCAGCACCTACGGATTCCTCATGGGCGCCATCGGCGTGGGTGCGCTGGGCGGCGCGGTGTTCCTCGCGTCGCGCAAGGCCTTTGTCGGTCTGTGGAACATCATTCCCATCGCCACTTGCATCTTCGGCACGGGCCTGCTTCTCTTCTCTTTTTCGAGAACGCTCTGGGTTTCACTCCTGCTCATGGTCGTCGCCGGTTTCGGGATGATGGCCCAACTGGCCACGTCGAACACGGTCATCCAGAACATCGTGGACGAGTCGAAACGCGGTCGGGTAATGGCC is a window of bacterium DNA encoding:
- a CDS encoding DUF6125 family protein, with protein sequence MHEDLSSEELHRLVQAYAKSWLAHDGCWFLAVEEGRGLEEAIRQDERSWSRFAPLEARRVMEARGIAPGGGLEALAEALRFRMYSFLNEQEAELEGDRLRFTMTECRVQAARRRKGLPLFPCRPVGTTEFSRFAEAVDPRITTRCIYCPPDELPAGGFCSWEFRITEE
- a CDS encoding MFS transporter; this encodes MLRAFRYRNYRLFFLGQGISVVGTWMQMIAMSWLVYKLTGSALFLGAVGFVTQIPSLVIMPFAGVLIDRLDRRRILFWTQGLATLQAVILTIIVYTGVVQIWHIFALGLFIGLVNSVDMPTRQAFVIKMVDRREDLASAIAMNSAMFNGARLVGPLIAGFVIAGFGEKFCFLLNAVSYLAVIVSLAAMRIKHARPERGAVKVFAELKEGLSYTFRSPPIRSILLMISFLSLTAMPYITIMPVMAKLVLAGDASTYGFLMGAIGVGALGGAVFLASRKAFVGLWNIIPIATCIFGTGLLLFSFSRTLWVSLLLMVVAGFGMMAQLATSNTVIQNIVDESKRGRVMAFYTTALMGILPFGSLLVGGLADLITAPWTIFAGGVAAILASIVFSTRLGNFRGITQSLLADTPSPRRKEIEA